The Meiothermus ruber DSM 1279 genome includes the window TGGGCCTCACGCCGGCCCCCTTCAGCCTCAACCTGAGCTACGAGCGGCAGCTCGAGCTGGGCCTCGACCGCCTGCTCACCCTGAGCGCGGCCTACAACCCCCTGCCCTTCAACTTCTCACTGCGCACCAGCTACCGCTACTGGGACGTGCAGGAAAAAGAAACCCGGCCCCCCGAGCAGATCCCCCTCATCGCCCGCTACGATCCCCTCGAGCTTTCCGCCAGCTACAATCCCCCCGGCAACACCACCTCGCTCACCCACAGCCGCGACCTCAACAACGGGCAAGCCATCCGCACCGAGCTGAACCTGGTCTTGCAGGAAGCCCCCAACACCTTCCGCTTGCGTCAGAGCTTCACCCACCTCTACCAGCCCCTGCCCTCCCTCACCAACCCCACCCCCACCACGGTTCCGGCCGTGCTGGACGGACTGGCCCAGCTCACCCTGAGCCTGCATACCTTTGTGTTCGCCCAGACCATCGGTTTCAGTCCCGGCAGCGAGACCCGCTTCCGGCTGGGCTACCAGTACAGCGCCGACCTGTTGCAGGCCGACCTGCTGTGGAATTACCGCGAGGGCCTGCTGCGCAATCCTCGGCTAACGGTGCGAGCAGCGGTGCGCGAGCCCGAGATCTTCATCAACGAGGTCTCGGCGGAGTTTCACTTTCCCGAGAGCGAAAACCCCCTTACCCTCGAGGACGACACCCAGGCCTTCCTGCGCTTTTTGCGCTTTACCGGCGAGCTGGAGCTTCTCCCCGCGCCGCTGCGCCCGGAAGACCCCCCCGGCCTCTCGCTGCAAGGGTTCGTGGGCCTCGAGCGCCTCTCGGACAACAGCGGGCGCTTCCGTGTAACCCTGCGCGAGTTTGGCCCCACCATAAGCTTTATGGGCCAGGAGAAAACCCGCCTGTTCTACCGCATCGTCTGGAACGCCCCCGAAAGCGGCGGGACAAACCCCAAGGAGTTTTTTCTGCCCAACCTCGAGGGCACCCTCCTGCGCCCCCGCTTCGACCTGATTATCGACCGCTGCTGCTGGGCCTTCCGGGCCAGCCTCGATATGCTCAAACAGGAGTTCAAGTTTTCCTTTGCCTTAGGGGGTGAGGCCGCCGAGTTTTTGTTCAACCAAAACAACATCGTCCTGCCCGGCGGCCTCAAACTCCCCTCCCCAGGAGGATCTTAGATGAAGCAACCAATCCAAATCCTCAGCCTGGGCCTGCTGCTCTGTCTCTCGGCCTGCACCGGCAGCAGCGAAGAACCCACCCGCGCCCTGCTGGCCGCCAGCATCAACAACCCCAGCAGCGGCACCTACCAGGTGCGCTTTTTTCAAAGCACCACGCTGCAACCCGGTAGCACCGATACCCCCCGCCTGGTCGGGAGCTGGAACCTGGACGCGCCCATCATAACCCTCCTTTACCGCCGCAGCCTGGGCGCAGGCAACGACCAGCTCTGGGTGCTCACCCCGAGCCGCCTGCGCCGCTACAGCACCAACAACCTCACCATAGACGATGTGGGCACCCCCCAGCTCGACGGCTTTGACGAGGCCCTGAACGTGGACTGTAGCCAGGGCTACCTGCGCCCGGGGCAGAGCAACATCCTGCTGGTCTGTCCGCCCGCCCCCACCACCCCCCCGCGCCCCATCGAGGAGTACCGGGCCTGGATCATTCCCTTTACGGCCACGGCCCTCCCCACCCCCATCAATTTTCTGGACGCCAACCTGGTGCGCCTCAGCACCCCGGCCCGGTTTACCCTGGGCCCCAACGACCAGCTGCTCTACCTGACCCCCAGCCAGTTCGGGCAGTACGATTTTCTCAACCCCTACATCGAGCGGCCCTTGAGCCTGAGCACCTCGAGCCCCACCGATCTGATTTTTGTGAACGGCCAGGCCCTGGGGCTCTTCGACGACAACGACTCCACCAGCACCGACACCACCCTGGCTTCCTGGAACCTCAGCGCGACCGGAGCGGTAGGGCTCAGCCGAGACAGTAATATCGCTGCGCGGTTGTTCGCTCGAGGGGCCCCGCCGGTCTTCGTGCTGGGCACCGGCCTGGCCCGTTACGAGGGCAGCTTCCAGCTCCCGCGCGAGACCGAGAGCGGGCTTTTGCGCACGCGCCGCTACAGCACCGCCAGCGTGGGGGTTGACCAGTTTCTCTACCTGGCCGACCTGGACACCCCCACGCTTTTGGTTATAGACCTGACCGTGAACATCGCCAGCGCCCTGACCACCACAGGCGTACGTTCTTCTGCCCTGGGCAGCTTTCCGGAGGGCATCACCAGCCTGGCTTTTATCCCGGTGGAGTAGGCCCCTATCCCCTCGACCAAACCTGGGGTAGTTTGGGGGTATGGAGATACACCACATCGGCATCGCGGTGCAGGATTTACAGGAGGCCGCCCAGCCCTACCTGGGCCTGGGGTATGCGCTCGAGGCCCAGGGCAGTGTGGAGAGCCAGGGGGTTGAGGTCTGGATGCTCAGGAGCGGGGGAAGCCGCCTCGAGCTCCTCCAGGCCACCCGCCCCGACTCGGCCATCGCCCGCTTCATCGAGAGGCGCGGGCCGGGTCTGCACCACATCGCCCTCGCCACCCCCAACATTCGGGCCGAGCTAGAGCGCCTGGCTGCGGAAGGTGCGCCATTGATTGACGCCACCCCCCGCCCCGGTTTTGGGGGCCACCTGGTGGCTTTTATTCATCCCAGATGGTCGGGTGGGGTGCTGGTCGAGCTGGTGGAGGCCCACACCTGAGCTACCCCCAGCGCAGATGGCCCGCACGGTAGGCCCGCCAGGCCGCCAGCACCACGCCAAAAACCACCCCGGCCAGCAGAATCAGGTAGATGTAGCGCTCGAGGTGCGGGATTTTCGAGCCCACATAGTAGGCCAGCAGGGTCAGGCCCTGCGTCCAGAGCAGGCTGCCCAGCAGGCTCAGGGCAAAAAAACGCAGCCAGGGCATCTTAATCGTGCCGCACATAAAAGGCACCACCGCCCGAAAAACCGGCACATAGGGGCCAATCAGAAGCGAGAGCGGGCCGAAGCGGGCCATAAAGCGCCGGGTACGCTCGAGGTCTTCTGCCCTGACCCTGGCTTTGTTCAGGAGCGCAGGCCCCACCTTGTAACCCAGGTAGTAGCCCAGGTTGTTACCCAGCACCGAGCCCAAAAAAAGCGCCAGCAGTGCAAAGGACAATTGAAGCTTTTGGGCTGCGGCCAAGAGTCCCACCGCAATCAAAAGCGAGTCGCCGGGCAGGAAAAACCCCACCAGCAGGCCGGTCTCAGCAAATACCGTGGCAAAAATACCCAGATACCCCACGGCCTGCACATACGCGGTAACGTCCATGCGCTCCACCCTAACGCAAAAAGATGAAAAGCAGCAAGCCCGCCGGCACGACCGGACACCCGGCCCAGGGCTCGCCCCGAGCATCCTTCAGCGCGGGGGAAAAATTTGTAATTCCATCACCCGGCCCCGGGGGCTGCGGCTGGCCGCATAGACCAGGCTCTCGCCGATCTCGGCGGGGTCTACCCAGGCCATAGGGTCGGCCTCGGGCATCTCCCTGCGGTTGGCCGGGGTGTCCACGGCACCCATGGGGTACACGATGGCTACGCGTATGGCAGTACCGGATAGTTCGGCGTCCAGCGAACGCAGGTAGGTGGCCACGGCGGCCTTGGCCGCGGCGTACAGGGCCACCCCCGGCCCCACCCCATGCCAGGCTGCTGCTGCGGAAATCCCCGCGATAAAGCCATCTTTTTGGCTGAGCAGCTCGGGGATGATGGCCCGGGTCATGTAGAACAGGGTGCGCATGTTCAGGTCGAACATGCGGTCGTAGAGGTTGGGCTCGGTGTCTTTGACCGGGGCATAGGCAAAGCCACCCACAGTGTGAATCAGGCCGTCCACCCGGCCAAACTGGGCCTTAACCTGGCGCACCAGCATCTCGGCGTCGGGGTAGTGGGTCAGGTTGGCTACAAAGGCCCGCGCGCCCAGCTCCTGCGCCCGCTCGGCAATGGTGGTCTCGTAGGCATCGGCCAGGGCCAGCCTGGCGCCGGCCTGGGTAAAGGATCGGGCGATCGCCCCGGCAATGGCCCCACCCCCACCGGTAAGAATATAGACTTTGCCCTCCAAGGTCTGCATGGCTCAATTATCCGCACCAGCCTCCGAGCACCTGTCTTTAGGCTCACATTCGGCAGAATGTGCAGGGATGGAGTTATTTTACCCTGGCGCATCCAATATTATCGGGGTGGCTCCATAAGAGCCCGGTTACCCTAAGGAGATCTATGGCAACGAAAAAAGTAGTACTGCACCGCTTGGGAGGACACCGGTTTGTGGGCATCAACGAGCAGGGGGACAAGGTAATGGTGGACGGCGACCAGCCCTCCACCGGCCTGCGCCCCATGGAACTCCTGCTGGCCGCGCTGGCCGGTTGCACCGCCTACGACGTGGTGGACATCATGGAGAAAAAGCGCCAGCCCCTGGCCCGCTACCGGGTAGAGGCCGTGGGCGAGCGGGCCGAGGAGCACCCTAAGCGCTATACCCACATCGTGGTGACCCACTACGGCGCAGGGCCCAACGTCACCAAAGAGGCCCTCGAGCGCGCGGTGGAGCTCTCCCACACCAAGTACTGCTCGGTCTCGGCCACCCTCAACGCCCAGATCGAGACCCGGGTGGTGGTGGAGCCCTGGCAGGACGAGCAGCAGCTTCAATCGCAACGCTAGCGGCGCAGCCCCTCCCCTTTGGGCATGATCTCGCCCAGGGCGGCCTCCAGGATGGCCTTGTCCAGCCGCTCCACCCAACCAAAGCGCAGGTAGACCAGCCGCACCTCGGGCTCGATCTGCCAGGCCTGGCGAATGGCCGCCAGGTAGATTCCCAGTTGTACCAAATACCGCTCGGGCCGCATCTCCTGGTCGGTCTTGTAGTCTTCCAGATACCACTGCTGGCCCACCCGGTACAAGCGGTCAATCACCCCCTGCCAGACCGTAGAGCCCAGCGGCAGGGCCACGGCGAACTCGGGGTAGTCCTCGTCGCGGGGCCAGGGGAGTGCGCGGCCCAAAAGTTCCTGGTAGTGCTCCAGCAGGGCCTGCACCTCGGCCATGATGCCCCTGCGCTCGTCTGGGCCGAAGGGGAACATGACCTCCTGGGCCTCGAGGTTGGCCAGGTGTTGGGGGTTGTCGGGGCGCCAGTTCTGCCCGATGGCGTAGTGCACCAGCGTCCCGATGGCCCGGGCGCGGCCCGGAACGGCCTCACCCTCCTCGGGGTCGGGCAGGGGCAGGGGCTCGGCCTCGAGGCGCTTCAGCGCCGAGGGCGAGAAAAGCGGGGGAAACGGCTCGGGCTCGAAGCGGGCATCCACCCAGGGCGAGGGCTGCAAAGGCGCTGGCTGGCTCAGCACGCGCACCGGCGGCGCTGGCTGGTAGGGCCAGGTTTGTAGGTGAAAATCCGGGCGGTGGTAGGGCTTGCTGGCCGGGCCCAGGTTCATGGCCTCGAGCACCTTACCCCAGCCCTCGGGCTGGCCGTGGCTGGCGCTGGCGGTGAGCAGCAGGGTATCGCGGGCCCTCGAGGCCGCCACGTACAGCAGGCGGTAGCTCTCCTCCTCTTCCTGTAGCTTCACCTGCTGCCTAAAAGCCTCGAACTGTGGGGTTTCCGGCAGGGCCACCCACCGCCTCAAGCGCCCCCCATCCCCCCCATTCGGCCCCTGCCCCAGGTACAGCGGCTGGGGCCGGTGCACATTCATCCGCCCCAGGTCGAAGACCGCCACCAAAGGCCATTCCAGCCCTTTGGCCTGGTGGACGGTCAGAATCTGCACCCCCTCACCCGACTGCGGCACATCGCCGGCGTCGGCCTGCCGCGAGAGCAGCTCGAGCCGCTCCAGAAGCCCCTCGAGGTTCTGGGGTGGGCGCGGGGCGAAGTAGAAGAGCAGCGCGTCCACGTTCTCCCGCGCGCGCGGCTCCAGGAAGTCGTGGTAGGGGCGGCCATCCATCAGGGGGGCCCGGATCAGGAATTTGAGCACCTCGAGCGGGGCCATCAGGCGCACCTGGGCTTGAATCTGGCGAAGGCGTTCGTACACGCTGGGCCAGTGCTGGGCCAGGCGGCCCAGGGGGTCGTCGGCCCGCAACACCCCCTCGATCTGGGGAAGCTCGAGGGGCTTCAGGGGGCCGGCCTCGGTGTGCTGCCCGAAGGGGCTGCGCAAAAAAACCGCCAGCGACAGGCCCCTGGGGTCGAGGGCGGCCCGCAGGGCATGGTACAGGTCACGCACCTCCTGCCGCTCGTAGTAGCCCCGCCCCTGCAACAGCACGTAGGGAATCTGGGCCT containing:
- the mce gene encoding methylmalonyl-CoA epimerase, with the translated sequence MEIHHIGIAVQDLQEAAQPYLGLGYALEAQGSVESQGVEVWMLRSGGSRLELLQATRPDSAIARFIERRGPGLHHIALATPNIRAELERLAAEGAPLIDATPRPGFGGHLVAFIHPRWSGGVLVELVEAHT
- a CDS encoding UvrD-helicase domain-containing protein, giving the protein MKVRVASAGTGKTASLVLRYLELIAKGTPLRRIAGVTFTRKAADELRVRVAAAIEEVLQTGRHLSFVASGGSRAAFQEAAREIAGATLSTIHGFMAQCLRLAAPLLHLDPDFSMLGDWEAQAIFEEEWQTLRYLAQDAHHPLFGLVSDELTEPLLHLFSRRSQAEVFEPAAGEANQHLLQVYQTVYAAYEARLGANLLSPSELERKALELARNDRAMKRVLERVRVLLVDEYQDVNPVQGAFFAALEQARLPIEIVGDPKQSIYAFRNADVSVFRKALREGKSEPPLTHSYRHSRVLVRFLNGLTGYLAKEGLGFGLEEAPPVEGVRPEQGRLEVHWVVGELPLEELRKQEARVLAGRLAALRGPIEYSQMAVLVRSYGSVRFLEEALAEAQIPYVLLQGRGYYERQEVRDLYHALRAALDPRGLSLAVFLRSPFGQHTEAGPLKPLELPQIEGVLRADDPLGRLAQHWPSVYERLRQIQAQVRLMAPLEVLKFLIRAPLMDGRPYHDFLEPRARENVDALLFYFAPRPPQNLEGLLERLELLSRQADAGDVPQSGEGVQILTVHQAKGLEWPLVAVFDLGRMNVHRPQPLYLGQGPNGGDGGRLRRWVALPETPQFEAFRQQVKLQEEEESYRLLYVAASRARDTLLLTASASHGQPEGWGKVLEAMNLGPASKPYHRPDFHLQTWPYQPAPPVRVLSQPAPLQPSPWVDARFEPEPFPPLFSPSALKRLEAEPLPLPDPEEGEAVPGRARAIGTLVHYAIGQNWRPDNPQHLANLEAQEVMFPFGPDERRGIMAEVQALLEHYQELLGRALPWPRDEDYPEFAVALPLGSTVWQGVIDRLYRVGQQWYLEDYKTDQEMRPERYLVQLGIYLAAIRQAWQIEPEVRLVYLRFGWVERLDKAILEAALGEIMPKGEGLRR
- a CDS encoding DedA family protein; amino-acid sequence: MDVTAYVQAVGYLGIFATVFAETGLLVGFFLPGDSLLIAVGLLAAAQKLQLSFALLALFLGSVLGNNLGYYLGYKVGPALLNKARVRAEDLERTRRFMARFGPLSLLIGPYVPVFRAVVPFMCGTIKMPWLRFFALSLLGSLLWTQGLTLLAYYVGSKIPHLERYIYLILLAGVVFGVVLAAWRAYRAGHLRWG
- a CDS encoding SDR family oxidoreductase → MQTLEGKVYILTGGGGAIAGAIARSFTQAGARLALADAYETTIAERAQELGARAFVANLTHYPDAEMLVRQVKAQFGRVDGLIHTVGGFAYAPVKDTEPNLYDRMFDLNMRTLFYMTRAIIPELLSQKDGFIAGISAAAAWHGVGPGVALYAAAKAAVATYLRSLDAELSGTAIRVAIVYPMGAVDTPANRREMPEADPMAWVDPAEIGESLVYAASRSPRGRVMELQIFPPR
- a CDS encoding OsmC family protein; translation: MATKKVVLHRLGGHRFVGINEQGDKVMVDGDQPSTGLRPMELLLAALAGCTAYDVVDIMEKKRQPLARYRVEAVGERAEEHPKRYTHIVVTHYGAGPNVTKEALERAVELSHTKYCSVSATLNAQIETRVVVEPWQDEQQLQSQR